The Lytechinus pictus isolate F3 Inbred chromosome 10, Lp3.0, whole genome shotgun sequence genome includes a window with the following:
- the LOC129269039 gene encoding PHD finger-like domain-containing protein 5A: MAKHHPDLIFCRKQPGVAIGRLCEKCDGKCVICDSYVRPCTLVRICDECNYGSYQGRCVICGGPGVSDAYYCKECTIQEKDRDGCPKIVNLGSSKTDLFYERKKYGFKKR; encoded by the exons ATGGCGAAGCATCATCCAGATTTAATTTTTTGTCGCAAACAGCCTGGTGTTG CTATTGGTAGACTGTGCGAGAAGTGCGATGGGAAGTGCGTGATCTGTGATTCCTACGTGAGACCGTGCACACTGGTGAGGATATGTGATGAATGCAACTACGGCTCGTACCAAGGCAGATGCGTGATCTGCGGAGGTCCTGGAGTGTCTGACGCGTATTACTGTAAAGAATGCACAATACAGGAGAAAGAT AGAGATGGCTGTCCCAAGATTGTGAACCTCGGAAGCTCCAAGACAGATCTGttctatgaaagaaagaaatatggaTTCAAGAAGAGATGA